A DNA window from Vigna angularis cultivar LongXiaoDou No.4 chromosome 1, ASM1680809v1, whole genome shotgun sequence contains the following coding sequences:
- the LOC128195453 gene encoding TMV resistance protein N-like, which yields MSGSPSSVAVSTSLTKYDVFLNFRGEDTRENFIAYLYAELQRKHIEAYIDYRLQRGEEISPALQTAIEESKIYVLVFSENYASSTWCLNELTKILECKKKYGRDVIPVFYKVDPSTVRKKEERYKEAFEEHELRFKGDMDKVQGWKDALTEAAELSGWDSKVTRSLYLLKALFQLFQIFRISFHLL from the coding sequence ATGTCAGGAAGTCCTTCATCAGTCGCCGTGTCTACTTCTCTGACTAAGTACGATGTGTTTCTCAACTTTAGAGGAGAAGACACCCGTGAAAACTTCATCGCTTACCTTTATGCAGAGCTGCAGAGGAAGCACATCGAAGCATATATTGATTACAGACTACAAAGGGGCGAAGAAATTTCACCTGCACTACAAACTGCAATAGAAGAATCAAAGATCTATGTCCTGGTTTTCTCTGAAAACTATGCATCTTCGACGTGGTGTTTAAATGAACTGACTAAAATACTGGAGTGCAAGAAGAAATATGGAAGGGATGTGATACCCGTTTTCTACAAGGTGGATCCATCAACTGTCAGGAAGAAGGAAGAGAGATACAAAGAAGCATTCGAAGAACATGAACTGCGGTTTAAGGGAGACATGGACAAAGTGCAAGGATGGAAGGATGCTCTAACCGAAGCTGCTGAACTCTCCGGCTGGGATTCAAAAGTAACCAGGtcattatatttgttaaaagcactttttcaactttttcagATATTTAGGATCTCTTTTCATTTACTGTAA